The DNA sequence AGACAAGACAAGCAAGGATAAGTTctctaggcaccagccctccACTGAAGACATACCTGCCTGCTACAGGAAACTAAAGAGACCAAAATCTTCCTTCCAGCTAAATCCCTATGTTTGGCTTAGAATCCCAGAGTTTAGTTAGTTTGATTTAGAGTCAGTTACAACACAGGGCTCAGGAGGCATCTGTACCACAACCTGCCAGGCATATTTCCCTTGTCTTGTGGGCAGGGTCACTTTCCTTGTTGCTGTGCATCCTGGCACCCACAGCATTGAGTCCAAATAATTTGGAGGCAGCACTGGGGTGCTACCCTGCTATTACACCACCGCCCAGAGACCCTGATCAGGAGCAGTACAAGCAGAGGCCATGCAGCTCCCAGTGCAAAGGGGGGGAAGACACGAACGTAGAAACATAGTTACACAACTCTGTATCAACTTCACCTGTCCCACGCGCCCACTGCCTCTAGCCATTGCTTGACCCCTGGCCAGGGGGGACCCGGAACACTGCGCACCACCCCCCTCCTGCTAagtcagcagccccccccccatcagGCCGGGGGGGCGGAATCTCTCCCCCGGAAGCCCCTTTGCAAAACAcagatgggatgggggggggggggtctcaaaacacagctgggatgggggcgggggtccTGTTTTCTCAACAGCGTCATcaaaaatgaaagtgaaagtccCTGGTGGGGGGCCGCTCCCCCCAGCGCCGCTCACCCGATCACGTAGGCCAGGATGGCCAGCTGCACCGCCCGGTTCACCAGCCCCACTTTGCGGCTCTTGATCAGCACGATGCGGGGGGTGTCGTACTCGAAGAGGAAGCCGCGGAGCGCCCCGCAGCACGCCGCGGAGGCCATGAGCCCGGCTGGGGGCTGCAGCCCGCCCCTCCCTCGGCCGCGGGCtcggcagctgctgcacagcccGGGCTCGGGAACTCCCTTCCCCTGCCGCCCGCCCCCAGGCGCTTGGCTCCACAGCTGCCCGGCCCCGGAGTGACAGGGAGCGGGCACCCTCTATTGGAGCAACCCCGGCGGGCGTTTCCGGGCCAGGCGCTGACCCGCCACCTGCTCCCGCCCCGGCTCCCCCGCTAGGCTGGTTGCGCGTTAATCCTGGGGGCGGGCGGGCTGCTGCACCCCGTAGCTGGAAGCGGTTCCCATTCTATCCAGGGTTTACGGTTTgggtcagtggctctcagcaaccCCAGATACAAATTGTTCCTGCACCGCTGTTCACAGCCCTTTAAAGGAAGGCGCGGGGAGAGCTATGGATTGCCAAACTCATGTTCAAAACTCCTGAGatttagaaaaataataataaatgttggggCCTCTTAATTTGCCGCCTGGCTTCTGAGCGTTTAGGGGGCACTacgtgttttcaagcttttctctacaaccacaagggctagaaatgcacttttaaaaaaacatgaaagCTGATCTTTCCATGCAATCTGGGATTGCAGCAGCTGGGGAGTTTAGATAAACACTGAACACGGTGTGAGACACACGTCAAAATGacgaaagttggcaacactgatttACCACAGACAACTTTAATCCCAATCGTAAATAGCTGtattaacaaacaaaaagagtTCTCATCCCTCTGAACAAAAATCATTTCCTTTTCCGTTGAATTGGGTTTCACTTGTGCGATGACTTTGATATCATCGACCTGTCATCCATAGAGCCTACCCTGGACAATATGGTGGATATGACCTTAatttctaattattattattatttaacccGAAGATCTCAATCAGGACTAGCTCTCCCCTTGTGCTAGGCAGATGGTGGGAGTACTACCAGTGTTTTAGTGCAGCTAATTTTTTTGAGGAATTTGCATCATGTTATAGCCACCTCCCACTCCAAGAAAAGACTCAACTAGAAGCCCCTGAGGTGTTTAGCAACCAGGAGCATGGAAATAGATGCAAAAGGGAAGCTTGTAATGAAGGCAAAGGGGACCTCACTACACACTAGGGTCAGATGACCAGGGCAGTATCAAAGGTTGAAAGAGTAAGTGGGGGAGGAGGTGACTGCAGAAAATCAGGCCAGAAGATTAATGGAGTGGCGTCTTCAGCTTTCAACTGCTGCTGACCGAGTTTTAAACAGCCAAGACATAACGGCTTCTGGTGTGTGTatacacccacacccaccccgccccacACTAGGTCAGATTCTCCCTACCACTACCCTGTGCCAGCACACCGAAGTCAGAGGGTTACTGGGAggaaagtgagagcagaatctggcctagcAGTTACATATATCTAGCAAGGCCCCAATTCCGCTCCCATTTACAGTGGGCCCTAGATGTCTTAGGCTCACCATTTATCTCTTCCCTTAGATCAAATCCTTTACTGTATTTTTTCCTCTCCTACAAAATTGATCAGATGTTCCAAACAATTGAACTGCCATGTGATAACAAACTATgtcgactagatgacctcctcaggtctcttccaaccctaatctctgATTCTACGAGCTTTAAAAGTGGCCACGATTTACTAAGGTTAGCAACAAAGAGCTCACATTCCTGCTGACACTTGGCTTCCCAGATACTATGGCGATGGGGTTTTCGAAATATGGGTAGTAATAATAATGATTTTCATAATAGTCCAACACAGCACTAGCGAGGGGAAGGGGATTGGCTGGGGATTTAATGTACATGCTACTGAAAAAATCACTAAAGGAGCGTCTTCCACTATGGATTGATTAAACACTGTATTTATTAATGGAAAAACTCAGTCAAAACTGACCGCAAGATAAAAAGGGTTGCAGAATGAGCAGAAGAATGTATTTAACAGGTCCTTAAAAAGACAGTCCTAAACAAACACTCCATGTTCCGACATCAGTATTTCCAAAAGCAAAGGAAGTGTGCTAACCAATATATATTAGTACAGGAATGTATCAGTGCCAACATTACACAAATAACACAATCCCAATCCATAGCTGCAATGAGATGCTGTCACATGAATGTCAGTGCCATTAATACATACTACCATTGGAAATGCAACTAGAGCTGGAATATTTTTCCAGACaccagttttaaaaatatgtacaaaattaaaaacacaaactaTGGAGTTGCGCAGATTTACAATAATGCAGAGCTAAAATTGGCCAGTATACACTAATTAATATCCACCTTGCCGCATTGCTGCAAAAATAACTAGTCAGATTgagtcaaagcacaagaaaaaaTAGGAATCAATGCACAAGTTAATCCATCATTTATTTGCAGTCTCGGGGCCATATATACTGCCCTGAGACTGCATACTGCTATGCAACTCACTGGAAAGCTAACTGAGCATCCTGAACGGTATGTGCCCTACATGAACTTATAGCAAACATGAGGCTAaagtctgctctcagttacacagaTACCACCATAATGACATCATGAATTAGCACCAGAGTAAATGTCAGCAGAATTTGATCCAAGGCTTCTGAAAATAAGGTAGAAAGGCAGTAAAAATGTTGTCCATTTCAGTTCCTGAGTTTATGCTTAAAAGGGCACTATCTAcataaacagcaaagaatcctgtggcacgttatagactaacagacgttttggagcatgagctttcgtgggtgaatagccacttcatcagatgcatgtagtggaaatctccaggggcaggtatatatatgcaagcaagctagagataatgaggttagttcaatcagagaggtttgctgcttttacagatccagactaacatggctacccctctgatactatctacATCATAACTGTATGGTTAAAAATGCTTTTCCTGTGTTACTAACATCACCCAAAGTGAGCTGGTTTCCTCTGGTAACAGATTTGATCAACCATAAAGCtgaaagaatctgaaatgccacaCAGTTTGTGCAGGACTCTGTCTATGAAATACACCCTCAAGGGGCTCAATCCTGCAGGCCCATTCTCTGGACCTTAGGACTGCTTGTGTGACTACAGACAACTCACATGAATAATGATTTGCAGGACCGAGCCTGAGCAAACAATAATACTCTGCAGTTCTaaagcatctttcatccaaggctCAAAAGCCCTTTTACTAAGGTAGGTAGGTATTATCCCTATttgacagatggagaaactgagacaccaaGAAGTTacgggtcaaattttcaaatgtcCTCTACTTTTGGTTCCTTGAATGTTTGGGTTCTCACCTTGAGGTAGCTGTTGGTGCAGTCTAGTTTTCAGCTGGAATGTTGAGTACTCAACACCTCTGAACATCAGGGCCATGGTGTCCAATACTGGGCATGCAAAAATTGGGGAAGATTTTAAAGCTATGGGCTATGTGCCCTGTCCAAGGTCACGGAGAGTGTCAGCGGTGGAGtgaggaacagaacccaagactcctgactcccagcctcctgcactaaTCATTAGCTAATACTGCCTCATTAATAACACAGAATACGGAATTCAGTCATAGGGCAGCGGATTCTGAGAAATCacatgcttttctttttaaaaatgtctccgAAGATAAATTAAGGGGGTTTAACTGTGAGAAATAAGCTGCATTGTGGTTCTGGAGCTATATAATAGAGGCTTAATAAAGGTTAATTCTTCCTCTTTAAACCAGCATACTTGCCATCCTCACTGGGATAAGTTTCTCTGATCTTCCACCTGCAGCAACTTGGTATCAGGGCACTGCTCTCCACCTCAGCAGAGCCAAAACGCCAGTGAATATATTGCCTGTAAGCACAGTGACGAAGCTCGTTATTGAGGGTCTCTGTATTCAAGTCCAACAAGGGCTCTTTGTAAAGCAGGATAAACTCCAGTGCTGATCTGGAAAGAACGAGCTGCTCAAACAAAGCCGAGGTTGTAATGCATGACCCTTCTTTTCTTCGGCAGCAGAGCTGCTCCCGGAAAGACTGTGTTTGGTGGCATTTCCCACAGCAGCACCAAGAAGGGCGGTCGTGGGATGGAGACGTTTGCCCTTCGCTTTTAAGGGGTTGCATCTCATGGGCTTTGGCTAAGACAGGGACCCGGTTGGAACATTGTGCTGCGAGCTTGGACGTGTCAGTAAAAGTCCCagtgtctcctggcaactaaaaTTCCCAAACACATAATCAGAGGAGTCAGAGTGAAAACGAGAAAATGTAGCATTTACTTTGCTCTGTGTCTACATCTGCACTTATCTGTCATTAGAGAATCTCTCTGCATTCCCAGATTTGATTCTAACTGCTCAAGCTTCGCATCTAATGCAGTAGGACAGTATAATACAACAGTAAAGAGGCAGATCAAGAAAACAAATGGTCACTGGGTTTGAATCCTAATGAATCCAGGGAGCTCTTTGTTCATTCCCACTCTATATGGGACAGGATCAGAATattcttttaaatctgttttgtaaGTTTATACTCAGTGATCAACTGTATTAGTGACAGGATTCTacgcagtgtagttgtagctgtatcagtcccaagatattagagagacacggTGGGTCACAggagtctacactgctatttttatccccACAAGCCTGAGACAATTGACCCAGGCTTTGAGATTCTGTGCTATGGGTTTgttattgcaatgtagatgtaccccaaGTTGTTTCACACAGGTCTAAGGACACTCGCTGGGCGGTAATAAGATATTTTAGTTTTACTCTAGAAAAAACAGTCTCGAGTTCCCAACACAGTCAACTTCAGGCGTTTCCCAGGATCACAAGTGTGGCCCTTCCAAAACCTAGCTAGAAACTTATGAAGAAAAAACTCAAGTCACTCAGGAAATAAATCCACAAAAAGTCATAACAGTAAATGCTTGAACTTACCTGAACAATCTCGCCTTTAACGTTCTGCAGACTCGTGCTCAACGGTTTGTCTACCAGAATAATGTGCGGGTCATCAACATATGACACGTACATCAGGGTCTGTGCAACAAAAGACATTAGcatcctcaactggagtatttatTTAGAATACTCAGGATTTATACTGTATTAATCTGACCCGTAACTAGGGTCCTCAAGGTCCAGATCTTGCATTCCTTATTCAGATAAAAATCTCTCTGAAGGTGCATGTTCATTGGGAGGCTGTTCCTGACATAAGGGGCAGCATGGAGGAAGGCTGGGCATGGGGAGCAGGTGAGGGAGACAAAGAGAACAGTCAGGTGTTAGCCTTGAGtggagcccagggagcaggaagaGAGGAGGTTGGAGCTGTAGGTGGGAGACAAATTGTACAAGGCTTTAGAGGTAAGATTTTGAGCtgagatttgggcacctaactcccttggaCTCCTTTGAAATCCCAGCCTAGAAGCTCAGCTGTTCAGGATGGCATAGTGATGTGTGCCACATGAATTTCTAGAGAAGAGATGCTGGAGCTGAATGTGGACTGGAGCTGATGGACTTGAGAGAAACAAAACTATTTTCATGCAAATACCCTGAACGGTTACAGGGGGGAGAAGCTCTGAGGAATGCCTctctctacagcagtggttctcaacccgtgACCCAGTCGTTAtacagctgcggcccatgtgacatcctcaggccCATACAGGTAGTGCATATATATTGTGTgcatgtggcccacataacacatagagagctgcatatgcggcccacaatggtaaataggttgagaaccacttctctACAGCATCTTTCCACTGCTCTCTAAAGGGTGAAACCTGCCTCCTGCAGCTGTCAACCCCTGCAGCTGTCAAAGGTCCTGGCTGTAGCAGACCTGTACAGAGCAGCAGCATTCAGGGGGCTCAGGCCTTGGGTCCACAGCTTCCATGCATTGCAGAGTACAGCTCTGTGGGGTTTCCCAGAGACCCCGTGCCTGAAGGATTTTGGGTAATGGCTGGCTGGAGGCGGAAGTGTGGACCCATAACTATAGGGACCCACTGGCCACTTTTCTGTGTAGCTGCAAGGAATCCTGCAGTGCTAAGATCCGCTCCTGCACTCACAACACTCCCCAGCATGCAACCCATTCCTGCAAGGTGCGCACTGGGGGCAGGAGAACTCAGACCAGCAGGGTATTGGGAACAAATCCACAGAGATCTGATGAAGGACACAATGAAGGCCCCGATACACTAGATTTTCCTACTACTTAAGCAGCTAATTGCATCCCTTACCCATTTTGGCCCCAGAGCAGACTCGCACTTCTTCCTGAAGTAATATTCCTTGATGGATGCTTTGCAGCAGGGATAAGTGTATGAAGTAATAAGAAAATCAATAACGAACTGAGCCTGCATGCAAAACAAAAGTGAGCAGTGATTCCATTTTCTTAATGAGACTGCGTCTCCCGAAGCAGCTCCATCAGTACAGGAAATAAATCTCTTACCAAGCCAAAGTAAGACAGCACAGACCCGATGTACACCAGCAGCTCAAAGATGTTAAACCGTCCAGCCTTAGGCAAAACAGAAGAGAGTCATTTGAGAATTCAGATAATTTCCTTCCATTTGCAGAAGAACGGCAACAATTGCTGCATGATCAGGCCCAGCCAAATTGCTGTCATGTGCAAGATTTCTAGCTTTTCTGACATGATCCGACTTCAAGCACCTAACTAGGTGgaatttgtttaaattaaagGGTAGTTTTGCTGCATCCAGCTGGGAACTAAGGGTTCCCTTTTAGCTGTGCTATCTCCTGCTGGAAGGATCTCTTGTCTTCTTCCAATCAGAGACAGTTGCTTTCCCCAAGGTCCCCTTCCCAGCTGGAAGGGGAACCAGAGACAGGGAGCAAGTCCTCATCTGTACAATATTAAGCAATGACACAAAGGCTCTCACTTCACCTATTCTCCCCTTTCAGCAGGAgactccttcccctctgcctccaaCAGTAGGAAAGAAGCAGCGCTCCCTTCAGGGTAGTCGTTCCACCCTAACAAGGGCCCCAGGGCATTATCCCCTTCCTCCCTCATCCTCAGAGCTGTGAGTGCTACCTGCCAGGCCAGGAATGAGGGACCAAGCCTTGGTCTCTGATCCCACAGCATGGGAAGGCCAAGTCCTGCCATTCGTTTGAAGATTAATCTGataggactcaatcctgcaaagtgcccAGAATCCTCCCCTCCCATGGGGACCCCACTGGCAAAATCAGGTCCTTCATTTCTGTAGTGCTTTGTAGATGTCAAACACTGTCTACCAGGGACAGTACATAACCATGATACCATGGCCTTCTATAGCACCTCCCCTCCAGTGACCTCAGTGCATGTTACGAACAGCGAGTGTCACAAGCCCCGCCCTGCCATAGGCATCAAGCAcgacctccattttacagatgggggaactgtgCCACAAAGAGCAGaagagacttgtccaaggtcacacagaaaatcaCCATCAGGACGAAGATTGTAACCAGGTCCATGCCATGGTCCTATGCTGTAATCACTAGGCAGTGCTGCCTCCTGGAAGGGTTACACTGTTGTTATTACTGGAGTTATTTTTGCCAAAGGGCCAGaaattctcatttctttttgGAAGCAGACAGGTTTGCAGAGGTGATGAGAAAACAGGGTTGCACTTACTGTGCCGAAGACAAGGATATCAAATCGTATCCCATAGGCTTTGATCAGCGTCCGTTCCTCCTGCCCATTGGGCCGTTTGTAGTACTTTGCAAATCTGTCAAAACCAAACAAGGATCCATGCATCATGTCGTGGAATTCAGTGCCTCTGGGCTAGAGAATAAAATGGGGTTTTGTTtctacctcctcctccccttcctgcctGTTTAGTATTGTACCCTCAGCCAAGAAGTCAAAGCTCTTCCTCTCTCAGGACCCATGAGTGCTGCCACAGATTGTGGATCCCTTTGATGAACAGCATTTCACCCAGCTCCCATCACAGAAGCTTAGAAAAATCAGAGCAATGCCCAGGAAGGGATCTGCTGTCCTGAATCAAATGGTTACTTTTAATGGCTCTAGAGAGGCAGTCACCTACAGGAAAAGCAGATTTTGGCAGCTGGCAATGGTGGGAACACAAGTGTTTCCCAGGCACCAGTGCTTTTACTGCTGTGTTATCTGCACCTACTCTGAGATCTTGGGGTCCCTTTCTTCCACTGGTTTTTATAGTCACTTTCTGCTGCTCTGTTTCAAAGCGTCTATGAGAGTATTAACTTCAGGGATAAAGGGCAGCTTTATAACTCATGTCGCTGCCTGTGACAGGGTCACACATACCACCCTAGTTGCAGAAGTGAGAAAATTGACCCCACAACTCCTGAAACCCAGCCCCTTATTCTACCCACTACATAACGCTCCTTCTCCTCGTCCCCAGAGTCAGTTACCACGAGAAATTCCACTGATAACACCAGCATAAGGATCAGCAAACAGGGACACTGTGAACGCAGAACAAAGGCAACGCTCCCATCGGATGCTGAAAAGTTGGCAGATCAGGcagagttattaaaaaaaaaacaacccaaactgAGAGACTTCCTGATAAATGTTCAATGACATTCAAATCTTAGCTCCAATACTAACATTCATATCACTCATGTCAGTGCTCCGGGCTCTTGCTGAAAGCCCTGTCCTGTTCTTGATCGGTTTACTCCAGTATTTTGTAATGTGTGTTCTCTTTGGATTCATTTAGCCTAGTCATTCCGACGGTAATTTTTTTAGTGGGGTAAACAGGTGTCAGCTCTGTGGAGAGAAAGTAATTCAAGGTCTCACTGTCACTGCGGATGCTGATTTTATTTAGTGGTTAGTCTCCTGTGTAGTAATCAAAATCTGGTAAAAGCAGCTGGTGCTCAATGGGAAATGGACCCAAATGCCAGGCCATCAGTTCAGTCCTCTGCTGTCTAATTGCTCATCTCACAGATGGCATGAAAGCATTGAGGGAAATACAGATTTCCTTCCTTCACAGGTTTCAATTAACTTGCCCCTCATCAGTATCCGGAGCCACGTCTGCCAGAACCACTGAACGACCCTACAATCCAGAACTGCTCTCCATGGACCATATTCTACCTGAGGAGGCAAACTCACTGGCACCCAAAAACAGACAGCAAAAAGAGGGGTAGAGGAGCTGTCTCCATGGTTTGCTGCCCAATCTCATAGAAGCCTCTCTGTGGGTTCACTGCAgaggtggggctctggctggattTGGCACCAAAGCCAGGGAGTCGCTGAACTCTGCAGTATGCTTCCCTCAATTCCTTGCACGTATCCAATCAGGAGATTCTGCTCTGTGGCTCCTGCTGCACTGCAGTGACTATGCTGCCAAGGACACAGCAGGATGGCTGAGCAGCATTGTTTCCCCTTCACCCTAGATCCTGTGGCTCCAACCAGCCGAGGCAGAAGGGGTTCCCAAGAGAGAAATAGTACAACCCCACCCCGCCTGTATTATCTTCCTATCATTCCTGCTTCCCACTTTACATGGGGGATCCCACTTGAAAGGCAGGACCCACGGGCAGCTGCTGGCTATGGAAGCTTTGTCAGCATGGCTCCACTAGAGCCCCAGTGCCAGAGAGTTGGGATGAGGGGGTCACAGGGCTGATAGGTGGGCACAGAGGCAAAGGGTCTTCGCACAAGTGCCCCTGGCCTCCTGCTAATGCCCTCAAATCAATGTGTGGGCCCCGTGGTCTGTTCATGGGAGGAATCCTGTGCAAATTTCTTCCCTTAGCCCCTCCCATGGGTCTTCCCTCAGAGGGAGGCAACTGGCCCCTGGGCTCA is a window from the Gopherus evgoodei ecotype Sinaloan lineage chromosome 13, rGopEvg1_v1.p, whole genome shotgun sequence genome containing:
- the P2RX7 gene encoding P2X purinoceptor 7 isoform X1, with amino-acid sequence MAAFCSLKNFCEYETSKVVRFQSVSYGSLKWTFHMVVFLYVCYVLVTDKRYQKKDSVISSVHTKVKGVVQTDSRIWDTAEYTIPMQGIDSFFVITNIIMTENQFQSVCPEYPIAKAVCSSDASCEKGHMNPQSNGVQTGRCVKYNATIKTCEVSAWCPVESMKGAPVPAILKSAENFTVLIKNNIHFPKFNHTARNFSPKLNISCTFNKITAPGCPIFQLGGILQAIGENFSEMAIQGGIMGIEINWDCNLDKWFYRCSPKYSFRRLDDKTTPEYPGYNFRFAKYYKRPNGQEERTLIKAYGIRFDILVFGTAGRFNIFELLVYIGSVLSYFGLAQFVIDFLITSYTYPCCKASIKEYYFRKKCESALGPKWTLMYVSYVDDPHIILVDKPLSTSLQNVKGEIVQLPGDTGTFTDTSKLAAQCSNRVPVLAKAHEMQPLKSEGQTSPSHDRPSWCCCGKCHQTQSFREQLCCRRKEGSCITTSALFEQLVLSRSALEFILLYKEPLLDLNTETLNNELRHCAYRQYIHWRFGSAEVESSALIPSCCRWKIRETYPSEDGKYAGLKRKN